The Thiorhodovibrio litoralis genome includes a window with the following:
- a CDS encoding O-linked N-acetylglucosamine transferase, SPINDLY family protein yields the protein MLWTTDLAAAQHCAARADFSGCLARCQTLARAHANDPEALLSIGALLLSAGLLSAAETCFERVCTLAPKDARPWVNRANRAREAGEHARARQIMQALLEQFPNHPVIRRTALTSLEYDPEATATERFAQARAWGQWAQTRAGGPHPRPPLVPRDSRPLRVGYVSADICQHTVGLFIKDVLAAHDPARITPIVYHAGQVRDWVTQQISQSVQLREVSALDDAALVAQIRADHIDVLIDLSGHTAGSRLSVFAHRPAPVQVSWLGYFATTGLTEIDAVLLDAWHAPPGTEDQFIEPTLRLPTGRFCYQPVPWAPKDLSPPPVAHSARITFGSFNNTAKLNDGVYDLWAQILAVVPDSRLLLKWRTFNDAALRQRVTQAFVARGIAAERIELRGPSFHADLLKEYAELDIALDPFPFTGGLTSCEALWMGVPVITWPQARVVSRQTHAVLHQIGLQECSAKHPDAFVRLATELAADTPRLRALRCGLRAQMQASALMDVAGFVRSLEETLIQLYRQIEGDVAEG from the coding sequence ATGCTCTGGACCACCGACCTTGCCGCCGCCCAACACTGCGCCGCCCGCGCCGACTTCAGCGGTTGCCTGGCGCGCTGCCAGACCCTCGCCAGGGCGCACGCTAACGACCCCGAGGCCCTGTTGAGCATCGGCGCCCTGCTGCTGTCCGCCGGTCTGCTCAGCGCCGCCGAGACCTGCTTCGAGCGAGTCTGCACCCTGGCACCCAAGGATGCCCGCCCTTGGGTCAACCGCGCCAATCGCGCCCGCGAGGCTGGCGAGCACGCCCGCGCCCGCCAGATCATGCAGGCCCTGCTCGAGCAGTTCCCCAACCATCCCGTGATCCGCCGCACTGCGCTCACCAGCCTGGAATACGATCCCGAGGCCACCGCCACCGAGCGCTTTGCCCAAGCCCGCGCCTGGGGCCAGTGGGCGCAGACCCGTGCGGGCGGCCCACATCCGCGCCCGCCGCTGGTGCCGCGCGACAGCCGCCCGCTGCGGGTTGGCTATGTCTCCGCCGACATCTGCCAGCACACCGTCGGCCTGTTCATCAAAGACGTCCTGGCCGCCCATGATCCAGCCCGGATCACCCCCATCGTCTATCACGCCGGCCAAGTGCGCGACTGGGTCACACAGCAGATCAGCCAATCCGTTCAGTTACGCGAGGTCAGCGCCCTGGATGATGCCGCGCTGGTCGCGCAGATTCGCGCCGACCACATCGATGTCCTGATCGACCTCTCCGGCCACACCGCCGGCTCGCGCCTGAGCGTATTCGCCCACCGCCCCGCGCCGGTGCAAGTGAGCTGGCTGGGTTATTTCGCCACCACGGGCCTGACGGAGATCGATGCCGTGCTGCTGGACGCCTGGCACGCACCACCGGGGACCGAGGATCAGTTCATCGAGCCGACCTTGCGTCTGCCGACAGGACGCTTCTGCTACCAGCCGGTGCCCTGGGCGCCAAAGGACCTGTCACCACCGCCGGTTGCGCACAGCGCTCGGATTACCTTCGGCAGCTTCAACAACACCGCCAAGCTCAATGACGGCGTCTACGACCTCTGGGCTCAGATCCTGGCGGTGGTGCCGGATTCCCGCCTGCTCCTCAAGTGGCGCACCTTCAACGACGCGGCCTTGCGCCAGCGGGTGACCCAAGCCTTTGTGGCTCGCGGCATCGCCGCCGAGCGCATTGAGCTGCGCGGCCCCAGCTTTCATGCCGACCTGCTGAAAGAATACGCGGAGCTGGACATCGCGCTTGATCCCTTCCCCTTCACCGGCGGCCTGACCAGCTGCGAGGCGCTGTGGATGGGTGTGCCCGTGATCACCTGGCCGCAAGCGCGCGTGGTGAGCCGCCAGACCCACGCGGTGCTGCACCAGATCGGCCTGCAGGAGTGCTCCGCGAAACACCCTGACGCGTTCGTGCGCCTTGCCACGGAACTGGCCGCGGATACCCCGCGCTTGCGCGCCCTGCGCTGCGGCCTCAGAGCGCAGATGCAGGCGTCTGCGCTGATGGATGTGGCGGGCTTTGTCCGCAGCCTGGAGGAGACGTTGATCCAGCTCTATCGGCAGATTGAGGGGGATGTGGCCGAGGGCTGA
- a CDS encoding HVO_A0114 family putative DNA-binding protein, protein MKAIVIGIMPQEKIRARMLAIARGEYRPKPGDPKVWFTSMKSLAEVLSDDNRALLKVISETQPESITALAEATGRKPSNLSRTLKTLSNYGIVDMQREKRHVRPIAKATEFRILTA, encoded by the coding sequence ATGAAGGCCATTGTGATCGGGATCATGCCGCAGGAAAAAATCCGCGCTCGAATGCTGGCTATCGCCCGGGGTGAGTACCGGCCAAAGCCCGGCGATCCCAAGGTCTGGTTCACCTCAATGAAGTCGCTTGCCGAAGTGCTGAGCGATGATAATCGCGCGTTGCTGAAGGTCATCAGCGAGACCCAGCCGGAGTCGATTACAGCGCTGGCCGAAGCCACCGGCCGCAAGCCCAGCAACCTTTCTCGTACGCTCAAGACCCTGTCGAATTACGGCATCGTCGATATGCAGCGGGAGAAGCGGCATGTGCGTCCAATTGCCAAAGCAACCGAGTTTCGGATTTTGACGGCATAG
- a CDS encoding toxin-antitoxin system TumE family protein: MREDSGIDTLLDLHNQVIEQGHGYWLKIVAWRVEPTSEIPHGIRYSLTLHEPSGQRILGYDNAHAVKPSRTFKYAGRILTFDHKHRHRSDTGVPYEFQDAHQLLTDFFADVDRVLLEVQQP, from the coding sequence ATGCGTGAGGATTCTGGAATCGACACCCTCCTTGATCTGCACAATCAGGTCATCGAGCAGGGCCATGGCTATTGGCTCAAGATCGTGGCATGGCGGGTTGAGCCGACAAGCGAGATCCCGCACGGCATTCGCTACTCGCTGACGCTCCACGAGCCATCCGGGCAGCGCATACTCGGTTATGACAACGCGCACGCGGTCAAACCGTCGAGAACGTTCAAATACGCCGGGCGCATTCTGACCTTCGATCACAAGCACCGGCACCGCTCGGACACAGGGGTGCCCTATGAATTTCAGGATGCCCACCAACTACTGACAGACTTCTTCGCGGATGTGGACCGCGTACTGCTGGAGGTTCAACAACCATGA
- a CDS encoding IS110 family RNA-guided transposase encodes MAKFSKEPVTTIGIDLAKNSVHAFGVDANGETVFSRKLSRGALSAFIAQQPPCRIAMEACGSAHHWARTFQGFGHEVVLIAPQFVKPFVKNNKTDAADAEAICEAAQRPRQRFVPIKSIEQQDIQAIHRMRSQVISQRTALVNQARGLLAEYGIVMPQGRAAAMRRLPEILEDAENRLSERFREELHGLLEELRHLDARVKHYDTQIQSIADASESVQLLRTIPGVGPLVATALIATLGDNWGLFANGRTLAAWLGLVPRQHYTGGKPRLLGISKRGDVYLRQLLIHGARAMMRWIEKKEDAVSHWAKNLKQRRHPNVAIVAMANKLTRIAWAVMTTRKAFDAERGALAKPGPAAVTA; translated from the coding sequence ATGGCAAAGTTTAGCAAAGAACCCGTGACAACCATCGGCATCGATTTGGCCAAGAATAGTGTGCACGCCTTTGGCGTTGACGCCAACGGCGAGACCGTCTTCAGTCGCAAGCTCTCGCGTGGGGCCTTAAGTGCCTTCATCGCCCAACAGCCGCCTTGTCGCATCGCCATGGAAGCCTGCGGTAGCGCCCACCACTGGGCGCGCACCTTCCAGGGCTTTGGCCATGAGGTGGTGCTGATCGCTCCGCAGTTCGTCAAGCCCTTTGTGAAAAACAACAAAACTGATGCCGCTGATGCCGAGGCCATTTGTGAAGCGGCTCAACGTCCACGCCAGCGTTTCGTCCCCATCAAGAGCATCGAACAGCAAGACATCCAAGCCATTCACCGCATGCGCTCCCAGGTCATCTCCCAGCGCACCGCGCTGGTCAATCAGGCACGCGGGTTGCTGGCTGAATATGGCATCGTCATGCCTCAAGGCCGAGCGGCAGCCATGCGTCGTCTGCCTGAGATCCTGGAGGATGCCGAGAACAGACTCAGCGAACGCTTCCGCGAGGAACTCCACGGTCTCTTGGAAGAATTGCGCCACCTCGATGCGCGGGTCAAGCACTACGATACCCAGATCCAGTCCATAGCCGACGCCAGCGAGTCTGTGCAGCTGTTGAGGACTATCCCCGGCGTCGGCCCGTTGGTGGCTACCGCCTTGATCGCCACCTTGGGCGACAATTGGGGACTGTTCGCCAATGGCCGCACGTTGGCCGCCTGGCTGGGGCTGGTGCCACGACAGCATTACACCGGCGGAAAACCGCGCCTGCTGGGGATTAGCAAGCGCGGGGATGTCTATCTGCGTCAGCTGTTGATTCACGGTGCACGCGCGATGATGCGTTGGATTGAGAAAAAGGAGGATGCCGTCAGCCATTGGGCCAAGAACCTGAAACAACGCCGTCATCCAAACGTCGCCATTGTGGCGATGGCCAACAAGCTCACTCGCATCGCCTGGGCGGTGATGACCACCAGGAAAGCCTTCGATGCCGAGCGTGGCGCGCTGGCGAAGCCTGGACCTGCAGCCGTGACGGCGTAA
- a CDS encoding IS110 family RNA-guided transposase, whose product MELTPIFNSVVALDIHHAKITACALIADADGEVRVELKEFGGFKRERRALAEWVASFAPEVVVMESTGIYWKSPYAALERVGIAALVVNARHVKQVPGRKTDIADAQWLAILARSGLLTGSFVPPQNLRELRLVSRQMQKFTGILAGEKNRLHKVLTDGGIRLSAVVSDIHGTSARAMIKGLLAGETPQQVLSYASKRLKATQEELLDALDGELSDTHRFVLREILTHIEELEARIEVFRHHLLSALQPHESLLHALQTIPGLDAPGAAMLLVEIGTDMDAFGSPEKLAAWAGVCPGNNESAGKRKSARARKGNPYVRRILCEAAHAASRTRCALAEKFKVLLVRRGRKRAIFALAHKILKIVFVLIHRGDYYRDATVNYEAISVERNAPRWIRMLRKYHYIPA is encoded by the coding sequence ATGGAACTGACACCGATCTTTAACAGCGTTGTGGCGTTGGATATTCATCATGCGAAGATCACCGCCTGTGCGTTGATTGCGGACGCCGATGGTGAGGTACGGGTTGAGTTGAAGGAGTTTGGCGGGTTCAAACGTGAGCGCCGCGCCCTGGCCGAGTGGGTGGCCTCCTTCGCGCCCGAGGTGGTGGTCATGGAAAGCACCGGCATCTACTGGAAGAGCCCCTATGCGGCCCTGGAACGGGTGGGCATAGCCGCCTTGGTGGTCAATGCCCGTCATGTCAAACAGGTGCCTGGGCGCAAGACCGACATCGCCGATGCGCAATGGTTGGCGATCCTCGCGCGCAGCGGGCTGCTCACGGGCAGCTTCGTGCCGCCGCAGAATCTGCGCGAACTGCGCTTGGTCTCGCGCCAGATGCAGAAATTCACCGGCATTCTGGCCGGGGAGAAGAACCGCTTGCACAAGGTGCTCACTGACGGGGGCATTCGCCTCTCGGCGGTGGTCAGTGACATCCACGGCACCTCGGCGCGGGCGATGATCAAGGGGCTGTTGGCCGGGGAGACGCCACAACAGGTCTTGAGCTACGCAAGCAAGCGGCTGAAGGCCACGCAAGAGGAATTGCTCGATGCGCTCGATGGGGAACTCAGCGACACCCATCGGTTTGTTCTACGGGAGATTCTCACCCACATCGAAGAGCTCGAAGCGCGCATCGAGGTGTTTCGACACCACTTGCTCAGCGCTCTGCAGCCCCATGAGTCGCTGCTGCATGCCTTGCAGACCATTCCCGGGCTCGACGCGCCCGGCGCGGCCATGCTGTTGGTGGAAATCGGCACCGACATGGACGCGTTCGGCTCTCCCGAGAAGCTCGCCGCCTGGGCGGGTGTTTGTCCAGGCAACAACGAATCGGCCGGCAAGCGCAAGAGCGCACGCGCGCGCAAGGGCAATCCCTATGTCCGACGGATTCTCTGCGAGGCCGCCCATGCGGCCAGCCGCACCCGCTGTGCGTTGGCTGAGAAGTTCAAAGTCTTGCTCGTTCGTCGTGGGCGAAAACGGGCGATCTTCGCGCTGGCCCACAAAATTTTGAAAATCGTCTTCGTGTTGATCCACCGTGGCGATTATTACCGGGATGCCACGGTCAACTACGAAGCCATCAGCGTTGAACGCAACGCACCGCGTTGGATTCGGATGCTCAGGAAGTACCACTACATTCCAGCCTGA
- a CDS encoding IS630 family transposase (programmed frameshift) — protein MTKKYVVRLSDEERGLLEDLVSKGQAAAQKIKHANVLLKVDAEGANWSDAQAAEAFGCAPRTVFSIRERFVEQGFEAALSRKQREHPSCEPLLDGEKQARLVQIACSEPPPGYARWTLNLLAGKLVELDVVESISAPTVMRAPKKNALQPHRRKCWVIPPGEDAAFVAQMEDVLEVYRRPYDPKKPVVCIDEQPTQLIAETRQPLPMQPGQPERYDYEYERAGTAVNFMITEPLGQWRKVSVRETKTAIDLAQEIKTLLDVDYPEAEKVVIVWDNLNTHTPASLYKAFPPEEARRLIERLEIHYTPKHGSWLDIAEIELSVMTKQCLDRRIGDIETLRRETAAWAEQRNEAQIGVDWQFTNDKARVKLKHLYPQVKLK, from the exons ATGACAAAGAAATATGTAGTCCGTCTCAGCGATGAAGAGCGTGGTTTGTTGGAAGACCTGGTGAGCAAAGGGCAAGCGGCGGCGCAGAAGATCAAACATGCGAATGTATTGCTCAAGGTCGATGCCGAAGGGGCGAATTGGAGCGATGCACAAGCCGCTGAGGCGTTCGGTTGCGCGCCGCGCACTGTCTTCAGCATTCGCGAGCGGTTCGTCGAACAAGGATTTGAAGCGGCGCTTTCACGCAAGCAACGTGAGCACCCGAGCTGCGAGCCCCTGCTCGATGGGGAAAAGCAGGCGCGGTTGGTGCAAATTGCCTGTAGCGAGCCGCCTCCCGGATACGCGCGCTGGACGTTGAATTTACTCGCGGGGAAGTTGGTGGAACTGGATGTCGTTGAGAGCATCTCGGCACCCACGGTGATGCGCGCAC CTAAAAAAAACGCACTCCAACCGCATCGGCGCAAGTGCTGGGTGATTCCCCCCGGGGAAGACGCCGCCTTTGTGGCGCAAATGGAAGATGTCCTGGAGGTCTACCGCCGCCCCTACGACCCCAAGAAGCCAGTTGTCTGCATTGATGAACAACCGACCCAGTTGATTGCCGAGACACGCCAGCCCCTGCCGATGCAACCGGGCCAACCCGAACGCTACGATTATGAATATGAGCGCGCCGGTACGGCGGTGAACTTCATGATCACAGAACCCTTGGGGCAATGGCGCAAAGTCAGTGTGCGCGAAACCAAAACCGCGATCGATTTAGCCCAAGAAATCAAGACATTGCTGGACGTGGACTATCCCGAAGCCGAGAAAGTCGTTATCGTCTGGGACAACCTCAATACGCATACGCCCGCCTCTCTGTACAAAGCCTTCCCACCTGAGGAAGCGCGGCGGTTGATCGAGCGCTTGGAAATCCACTACACCCCAAAGCACGGCAGCTGGTTGGACATTGCCGAAATCGAACTCAGTGTCATGACCAAGCAGTGCCTAGACCGCCGCATCGGCGATATCGAAACGCTTCGCCGCGAAACCGCCGCCTGGGCAGAACAACGCAACGAGGCCCAAATCGGCGTCGACTGGCAATTCACCAACGACAAAGCGCGTGTGAAGTTGAAGCACTTATATCCGCAAGTTAAGCTGAAATGA
- a CDS encoding tetratricopeptide repeat protein, with protein sequence MNHPRETTPSSNQQIPIPEALNQAVAHHRAGQLQDAKRLYRAILQVQPKHPDANHNLGVLAVSVNQIAAALALFETARAGNPAVTQYWLSSADALVRCARPDEAQSLVAQAQSSALDEGGVQRLREYLAVHQRADSSINAPGERYQQAMQAHQSGDLQTAEAGYRQLIAQNPAHAEALHRLGLVLYQRGDPAGAEALIRRAIRNNDQVPAYHCNHGVMLQALLRLEEALQAYDQALALKPDDAQAHFNRGNALKDLGRFDDALQAYEQALRIVPQHPGTHSNRLLTLHYREARADGAILSAARAPPEPDVVVFGSFSNPTKFSARTIALWSRVLAANPEARLRLKYRSLDDPLQQRNLHARFAAAGIAPERLLLEGGAPRRAVFEAYNGVDVALDTQPYGGCTTTIEALWMGVPVVTLRGGTWPGRHATSILSTVGLPELIAEDDDGFVRIATELANDGARRARLRARRLLQWHHRVNRLSSTLFRLMLRKQAASGIS encoded by the coding sequence ATGAATCACCCGCGTGAAACAACACCCAGTTCCAATCAGCAGATCCCGATCCCGGAGGCGCTAAACCAGGCGGTAGCGCATCATCGCGCCGGCCAGCTCCAGGATGCCAAGCGATTGTATCGGGCCATTTTGCAGGTACAGCCCAAGCATCCCGACGCGAACCACAACCTTGGCGTGCTGGCCGTTTCCGTGAATCAGATCGCTGCTGCGCTTGCGCTGTTTGAGACGGCACGCGCGGGCAATCCCGCGGTCACCCAATACTGGCTCAGCAGTGCCGATGCCTTGGTGCGCTGCGCACGCCCCGACGAGGCGCAATCCCTGGTCGCCCAAGCGCAGAGCAGCGCTCTGGATGAAGGCGGTGTCCAAAGGCTGCGAGAATACCTCGCGGTGCACCAGCGAGCTGACAGCTCCATAAACGCGCCAGGCGAGCGCTATCAGCAGGCTATGCAAGCGCATCAAAGTGGTGATCTGCAGACAGCCGAAGCAGGCTACCGGCAACTCATCGCCCAGAACCCCGCACACGCCGAGGCCCTGCATCGTCTGGGGTTGGTTCTGTACCAGCGCGGCGACCCCGCCGGCGCCGAGGCACTCATTCGCCGCGCGATTCGCAACAATGATCAAGTTCCGGCCTATCACTGCAACCACGGTGTCATGTTGCAAGCCCTCTTGCGCTTGGAGGAGGCCCTACAGGCTTATGACCAAGCCTTGGCGCTTAAGCCCGATGATGCCCAGGCGCACTTCAACCGGGGCAATGCTCTTAAGGACCTCGGGCGTTTCGATGACGCCCTGCAGGCCTATGAGCAGGCCTTGCGTATCGTCCCGCAGCATCCAGGAACCCATAGTAACCGACTGCTGACGTTGCATTACCGTGAAGCCCGTGCCGATGGTGCGATCCTCTCGGCGGCGCGCGCCCCCCCCGAGCCCGACGTCGTCGTCTTTGGCAGCTTCAGCAACCCGACCAAGTTCTCGGCGCGGACCATCGCGCTCTGGTCAAGAGTGTTGGCCGCCAACCCCGAGGCCCGCCTGCGGCTCAAGTATCGCTCCCTGGATGATCCCCTGCAGCAGCGCAACCTGCATGCGCGCTTCGCCGCCGCCGGCATCGCCCCAGAGCGCCTGCTGTTGGAAGGCGGCGCACCCCGCAGAGCGGTGTTTGAGGCCTACAATGGCGTTGATGTGGCCCTGGATACCCAGCCCTACGGGGGCTGTACCACCACCATCGAGGCCTTGTGGATGGGCGTGCCCGTGGTGACCCTACGCGGCGGCACCTGGCCGGGGCGTCATGCGACCAGCATCCTGTCCACCGTGGGCTTGCCGGAGCTGATCGCCGAGGACGACGACGGCTTTGTGCGCATCGCCACCGAACTGGCCAACGACGGCGCGCGGCGCGCGAGGCTGCGTGCTAGGCGCCTTCTCCAGTGGCACCACCGCGTTAACCGGCTATCTAGTACCTTATTTCGGCTTATGTTGCGAAAACAAGCCGCTAGTGGTATCTCTTAG
- a CDS encoding type II toxin-antitoxin system VapC family toxin — MRLEVLIRPPRLKQNELLDLYLGLLDANHALRIPASVFVDALELARVEGLKAMDAVHVAIARYHGCERFITTDPHFNSLKTIHPGCISLPAD, encoded by the coding sequence GTGCGGCTAGAGGTGCTGATTAGACCGCCGCGCTTGAAGCAGAATGAACTGCTCGATCTGTATCTTGGCCTGCTTGACGCCAATCACGCCTTGCGTATTCCAGCGTCAGTGTTCGTTGATGCGTTGGAGTTGGCGCGTGTCGAAGGGTTGAAGGCGATGGATGCCGTCCATGTAGCAATCGCCAGGTATCACGGTTGCGAACGCTTCATCACAACCGATCCGCATTTCAATTCCCTGAAAACGATTCATCCTGGGTGTATTTCCCTTCCAGCGGATTGA
- a CDS encoding DDE-type integrase/transposase/recombinase, with translation MSDDNGLGDPDGWARLRFAIIGPLLADPAPANALGARLKALAAKSWRHPVTGRAVSFSFGTLERWYYLARDAQDPVTALRPRRRSDAGEQRALSPRLMEAVQAQYRDYPGWTVQLHYDNLAALCAGDETLGPLPSYATVRRFMKRAGLHRRRVPARKTPGAEQAARRLEACEVRSYEAQYVHALWHLDFHHGSRNVLTRGGVWVKPLLLAVIDDHSRLICHLQWYLDETTETLVHGLGQALHKRGLPRALMSDNGAAMQAEEFTAGLHALGILHEPTLPYSPYQNAKQERFWATLEGRLMAMLKGLEELSLQRLNTLTQAWVEQEYHRKVHSETAATPLARLLDAPNVGRPCPDSEQVRAAFRCRVQRRQRRSDGTLSLAGKRFEVPARLRHLEQLHIAYARWDLSAVDVVDPHSGAILCRLYPLDKAANASGQRRRLEPAGAPPPPSQRATTLPPLLRDLLAEYAATGLPPAYLPKHDDLESSR, from the coding sequence ATGTCCGATGACAACGGCCTCGGTGATCCCGATGGTTGGGCGCGGTTGCGCTTTGCCATTATTGGTCCTTTATTGGCTGATCCTGCGCCGGCGAACGCGCTGGGCGCGCGGCTGAAGGCGCTAGCGGCCAAGTCATGGCGTCATCCGGTGACTGGGCGGGCGGTCAGTTTTAGCTTTGGGACCTTGGAGCGCTGGTATTACCTCGCACGCGATGCCCAAGACCCGGTGACCGCACTGCGCCCGCGCCGGCGCAGCGATGCCGGGGAGCAGCGCGCGCTGAGCCCGCGCCTGATGGAGGCCGTACAGGCGCAATACCGCGACTACCCCGGTTGGACGGTGCAGCTGCATTACGACAACCTCGCCGCCTTGTGCGCGGGCGATGAAACCCTGGGGCCGCTGCCCTCCTATGCCACCGTGCGCCGCTTCATGAAGCGCGCGGGCCTGCACCGCCGGCGTGTCCCGGCGCGCAAGACACCCGGGGCCGAGCAGGCCGCGCGGCGCCTGGAGGCCTGCGAGGTGCGCAGCTATGAAGCCCAGTATGTCCATGCCTTGTGGCATCTGGACTTTCATCATGGCTCGCGCAACGTCCTCACCCGGGGTGGCGTCTGGGTCAAGCCCCTGCTGCTGGCGGTCATCGACGATCACTCGCGCCTGATCTGCCATCTGCAGTGGTACCTCGATGAGACCACCGAGACCTTGGTGCATGGTCTGGGACAGGCGTTGCACAAGCGCGGGCTGCCGCGCGCCCTGATGAGCGATAACGGCGCGGCAATGCAGGCCGAGGAATTCACCGCCGGATTGCATGCGCTGGGCATCCTCCACGAGCCGACCCTGCCGTACAGCCCGTATCAGAACGCCAAGCAGGAGCGCTTCTGGGCCACGCTGGAAGGCCGCCTGATGGCGATGCTTAAGGGGCTGGAGGAGCTGAGCCTGCAGCGGCTCAACACCCTCACTCAGGCGTGGGTGGAGCAGGAGTACCACCGCAAGGTCCACAGTGAGACCGCCGCCACGCCGCTTGCGCGTCTTCTCGATGCGCCCAACGTGGGGCGCCCCTGTCCGGACAGCGAGCAGGTCCGCGCCGCTTTTCGTTGTCGCGTCCAACGCCGTCAGCGCCGCAGCGATGGGACGCTCAGCCTGGCGGGCAAGCGCTTCGAGGTGCCGGCGCGCTTGCGTCACCTTGAGCAACTGCATATCGCTTATGCCCGCTGGGATCTGAGTGCTGTGGACGTGGTTGATCCCCACTCGGGCGCCATCCTCTGCCGCCTCTATCCCCTCGATAAAGCCGCCAATGCCTCCGGGCAGCGTCGGCGCCTTGAGCCCGCCGGCGCACCGCCACCGCCATCACAACGCGCCACGACGCTGCCACCGTTGCTGCGCGACTTGCTCGCCGAGTATGCCGCCACCGGTCTGCCGCCGGCCTATCTGCCAAAACACGATGACCTGGAATCCAGTCGATGA
- a CDS encoding ExeA family protein, with product MNKTLLALYGLKFNPFSPELPTAALHRSAPVEQFCWRIEQSLIREGGFALIQGDPGTGKSAVLRLLDERLRQLPDISVGALTHPSSKVADFYREMGDLFAVDLKPHNRWGGFKILRERWLAHLETTLLRPVLLIDEAQEMHPTVLNELRLLTSMQFDSRTLLSVILAGDGRLATKLRREELLPLGSRIRTRLSMEYASREALVACLEHLQHSAGNASLMSAGLMKTLAEHALGNYRVLTTMAAELLAQAARLERAQLDEQLYLEVFGSAAGNARQRPSARAGA from the coding sequence ATGAACAAGACCCTGCTGGCCCTCTATGGACTGAAGTTCAATCCGTTCTCCCCGGAGCTGCCGACGGCGGCACTGCATCGCAGCGCGCCGGTGGAGCAGTTTTGCTGGCGCATCGAGCAGAGCCTGATCCGCGAAGGCGGTTTTGCGCTCATTCAAGGTGATCCGGGTACCGGCAAGAGTGCGGTACTGCGCCTGCTCGATGAGCGTCTGCGCCAGCTGCCCGATATCAGCGTTGGGGCGCTCACGCATCCCAGCTCGAAGGTGGCGGACTTCTACCGCGAGATGGGCGATCTGTTCGCCGTTGACCTCAAGCCCCATAACCGCTGGGGTGGCTTCAAGATCCTGCGCGAGCGCTGGCTGGCGCATCTGGAGACGACGCTGTTGCGCCCGGTGTTGCTCATCGACGAGGCGCAGGAGATGCATCCGACGGTGCTCAATGAGCTGCGTCTGCTGACCTCCATGCAGTTCGATTCGCGCACGTTGTTGAGCGTGATCCTGGCCGGCGATGGCCGCCTGGCGACCAAGCTGCGCCGTGAGGAGTTGCTGCCGCTGGGCAGTCGTATCCGTACGCGCCTGAGTATGGAGTATGCCAGTCGCGAGGCGCTGGTCGCCTGCCTGGAGCATTTACAACACAGTGCCGGCAATGCGAGTCTGATGAGCGCAGGGCTGATGAAGACGCTCGCTGAGCATGCGTTGGGCAATTATCGCGTGCTTACGACCATGGCGGCAGAATTGCTGGCGCAGGCTGCTCGGCTCGAACGCGCGCAGCTCGATGAACAACTCTACCTTGAGGTGTTTGGTTCAGCGGCGGGCAACGCCCGCCAACGCCCGAGTGCCAGGGCGGGCGCCTGA
- a CDS encoding DNA-primase RepB domain-containing protein, whose amino-acid sequence MSRLSAERPHQAMTAARHTAVMLEAWHDAGIVRADLAVRTAKATMLWFHDRSLDQLPLGLARARNVQQADIYIRPARGYPWPMVFLDDVARPMAQRIARHYAALVVQTSTLGGCHLWLRLTRALDEAQRCDVQRWLIPRVGADPGSVSGEHLGRLAGMKNAKRGGEWVNVLRRPSPQERVWDPTPALPTMAPAPPPVVNCAPRARLSTGDPSESAREWGWVCGALEAGLAPTTVYQRLLERASPRRGADAERYARYTLARAIRQSARGN is encoded by the coding sequence ATGAGCCGCTTGAGCGCTGAGCGCCCGCACCAGGCCATGACAGCGGCAAGACACACCGCCGTGATGCTTGAGGCATGGCACGACGCTGGCATCGTGCGTGCCGATTTGGCGGTGCGCACCGCCAAGGCGACGATGCTGTGGTTCCATGATCGCTCTTTGGATCAGCTTCCGTTGGGGCTGGCCAGAGCGCGCAATGTCCAACAGGCCGATATTTATATCCGTCCAGCCCGCGGCTATCCCTGGCCAATGGTGTTTCTCGATGATGTCGCACGGCCGATGGCGCAGCGCATCGCTCGGCACTATGCGGCCCTGGTGGTGCAGACTTCGACGCTCGGGGGCTGCCACCTGTGGCTACGGCTGACCCGCGCGCTCGATGAGGCGCAGCGCTGTGATGTGCAGCGTTGGCTGATCCCGCGCGTTGGCGCCGATCCGGGCTCGGTCTCCGGTGAGCACCTCGGTCGGCTCGCCGGGATGAAGAATGCCAAGCGTGGCGGGGAGTGGGTCAATGTCCTTCGGCGACCAAGCCCGCAGGAGCGCGTCTGGGATCCAACTCCGGCCTTGCCAACGATGGCTCCGGCTCCGCCGCCAGTCGTCAACTGCGCTCCACGGGCGCGCTTATCCACCGGGGATCCGTCCGAATCCGCCCGCGAATGGGGCTGGGTCTGCGGCGCTCTTGAGGCGGGCCTTGCACCGACCACGGTCTACCAGCGCTTGCTCGAGCGCGCGTCCCCGCGTCGCGGAGCCGATGCCGAGCGCTATGCCCGCTACACCCTCGCTCGCGCCATTCGCCAGAGCGCTAGAGGCAACTGA